In Paenibacillus sonchi, a single genomic region encodes these proteins:
- a CDS encoding response regulator produces MKIRWRKPRNFGLKRKALVIFLLFVILPTIGVGVIVQYKYNKVLREQFISSTRRNLDNVTSQLGEQTKMVEDIADYFILSPDMRNFLRSYPPLGNEQKAVYKRNIEDFLTFQLMSKSYIRSIVISGFNGNSIEMGEPFSGDEGVWEREAVARKGGIYWTEGYPLKSSWNGQVRVLSMIRILNSFSEITKPLGMLTIRLDEASIAAQLEKGVLAADYGSVFMVGGAGDLILESVNRLPGGYVPGPSQMHALTTGTNKLAAYTVAGKRYLTMYNQIENSEWKVVVMISEAKMAEEFRGVKIVMLIILTAILVLALTALFGFHYTIIRPILRLKIETGRVAGGDFSARVPIDSQDEIAELNSKFNEMVMTIQQLIEHKYKLELRERESELRLMQNQMDPHFLYNTLDMIRWTARLEQAEQSSQLIEMLSRFFRASVNNGSYQTTLGKEMEFVQAYLYLQQYRLGDKLSYSLHLEPGIEDAVTLKATIQPLVENALKHAWDRSRPVNRIEVKAYTAGDEIRIEVTDNGKGMTADRARAVAAALKPGPSERIAGHGGALHNIHERLSIFFGQEFGLKIIYTSDEGTGIRITLPLQRAEGEGVKIMSNNGKGNANGLKMLIVDDEPIICKGLRLTIDWAALGIEVIGEAYDGEEALQVMANTEVDFLLSDIRMEGMDGLQLAEQVGQRYPEVRMVIISGYEDFAYARQAMRLGVNDYLLKPVNVDELTGVVGKLADEIRRRQQEGGKDEVKLWLTNMARHGIAYRRAVPPSLQGAQFRILATQLGSFHERYAELGQEEYEQLQEQWVSSLHQRLSLPGLRLVSIFDHENLLITLGVSDHWMEPQEWRVLLDRLMEELIPGAGLFCGVSQVYADATETADRCTEAAELLRYSVLGQAVVLDQEAVRQRSGAREPAALDIADMVQKLVAALFKQDAGETGGLVSEMLQFFRRESYLLHEIMTVYEELFALLRQRLRKSGITGMDYGRQVPDLYLYNSYEALEELIRKDMADLLELIEQNGTDRSYWIVEKAKRYIEAQYRTDLKASEVAAWLKITPSYFSYIFKQSTGKGFTEYMNELRIEQAKALLASTHDKVFEIADQVGYKEYKYFVTVFKSYTGMTPKEYRGLRASKDL; encoded by the coding sequence ATGAAGATACGCTGGAGAAAGCCCCGTAATTTCGGTCTAAAGCGCAAGGCGCTGGTCATATTTCTGCTCTTTGTCATTTTGCCGACCATCGGGGTTGGGGTCATTGTGCAATATAAATATAACAAGGTCCTGCGCGAGCAGTTCATCAGCTCGACCAGGCGCAACCTTGACAATGTGACCAGCCAGCTTGGCGAGCAGACCAAAATGGTGGAGGACATCGCGGATTATTTTATCCTGAGTCCCGATATGCGGAACTTTCTCCGCAGCTATCCACCGCTTGGGAATGAACAGAAGGCGGTATACAAACGTAATATTGAAGATTTTCTGACCTTTCAATTGATGTCGAAAAGTTATATCCGCTCCATCGTCATCTCCGGCTTCAACGGCAATTCCATCGAGATGGGCGAGCCGTTCAGCGGGGATGAAGGGGTGTGGGAACGTGAGGCGGTGGCCCGCAAAGGCGGGATATACTGGACGGAAGGCTATCCGCTGAAAAGCTCCTGGAACGGGCAGGTCCGGGTGCTGTCGATGATCCGTATCCTGAACTCCTTCAGTGAGATCACGAAACCCCTCGGCATGCTGACCATCCGCTTAGATGAGGCTTCCATAGCCGCACAGCTTGAAAAAGGCGTGCTGGCTGCTGACTACGGAAGCGTGTTCATGGTAGGCGGGGCAGGGGATCTGATCCTGGAATCGGTCAACCGTCTTCCGGGTGGCTATGTTCCCGGCCCATCCCAGATGCATGCGCTTACCACCGGCACAAACAAGCTGGCAGCCTACACGGTTGCCGGCAAGCGGTACCTGACGATGTACAATCAAATCGAAAATTCCGAGTGGAAAGTGGTTGTCATGATCTCTGAGGCCAAAATGGCGGAGGAATTCCGCGGCGTCAAGATCGTGATGCTTATCATCCTGACAGCCATACTGGTACTGGCGCTCACCGCACTATTCGGGTTCCACTACACCATTATCCGTCCCATTCTAAGACTGAAAATCGAAACGGGGCGGGTGGCCGGCGGGGACTTCAGCGCGCGGGTGCCTATCGACTCACAGGATGAAATCGCCGAGCTGAACAGCAAGTTTAATGAGATGGTTATGACGATCCAGCAGCTCATTGAACATAAATATAAGCTTGAGCTGCGGGAGAGGGAATCGGAGCTGCGGCTGATGCAGAATCAGATGGACCCGCATTTTCTCTATAACACGCTGGATATGATCCGTTGGACGGCCCGTCTGGAGCAGGCGGAGCAGTCCAGCCAGCTGATCGAAATGCTGTCCAGGTTCTTTCGGGCCAGCGTCAATAATGGCAGCTACCAGACGACGCTGGGCAAGGAAATGGAATTTGTCCAGGCCTACTTGTATTTACAGCAGTACCGGCTGGGGGACAAGCTGTCTTATTCGCTGCACCTGGAGCCGGGGATTGAGGACGCTGTCACCCTGAAGGCGACCATTCAGCCTCTGGTGGAGAACGCGCTTAAGCATGCCTGGGACCGGAGCAGGCCTGTGAACAGGATCGAAGTGAAGGCTTATACAGCCGGGGATGAAATCAGGATTGAGGTGACCGATAACGGCAAGGGGATGACGGCGGACCGGGCACGGGCGGTTGCGGCAGCCCTGAAGCCTGGGCCATCAGAGCGAATAGCCGGGCACGGGGGCGCGCTGCATAATATTCATGAACGGCTGTCCATTTTCTTCGGACAGGAGTTCGGACTGAAGATCATCTATACTTCGGATGAAGGCACGGGAATCCGCATCACTCTCCCGCTGCAGCGGGCCGAAGGAGAGGGGGTGAAGATCATGAGCAATAACGGAAAAGGGAATGCCAATGGGCTTAAAATGCTGATTGTCGATGATGAGCCGATCATTTGCAAGGGACTTCGCTTGACCATCGACTGGGCTGCGCTTGGGATTGAGGTGATTGGCGAGGCCTATGACGGGGAGGAAGCACTGCAGGTGATGGCAAATACTGAAGTGGATTTCCTGCTCTCTGATATCCGGATGGAGGGGATGGACGGTCTGCAGCTGGCCGAGCAAGTAGGACAGCGGTACCCTGAGGTGCGGATGGTCATCATCAGCGGCTATGAAGATTTCGCTTATGCGCGCCAGGCCATGCGGCTTGGGGTGAACGATTATTTGCTGAAGCCGGTCAATGTGGACGAGCTTACCGGGGTAGTGGGCAAGCTGGCGGATGAAATCCGCCGCCGGCAGCAGGAGGGCGGCAAGGATGAGGTCAAGCTCTGGCTGACCAATATGGCCAGGCATGGCATAGCCTACCGCAGGGCTGTTCCGCCATCACTGCAGGGAGCGCAGTTCAGAATTCTGGCGACACAGCTCGGGTCTTTTCACGAGCGTTATGCGGAACTCGGCCAGGAGGAATACGAGCAGCTGCAGGAGCAATGGGTCAGCAGTCTTCATCAGCGTCTTTCGCTGCCCGGCCTGAGGCTGGTCTCGATCTTCGATCACGAGAATCTGCTGATCACGCTGGGGGTCTCGGACCATTGGATGGAGCCGCAGGAATGGCGGGTACTGCTGGACCGCCTTATGGAGGAGCTAATCCCCGGGGCGGGGCTGTTCTGCGGTGTATCACAGGTTTATGCAGACGCAACAGAGACGGCTGACCGCTGTACCGAAGCCGCGGAACTGCTGCGTTATTCCGTGTTGGGGCAAGCTGTTGTTTTAGATCAAGAGGCAGTCCGGCAGCGGAGCGGCGCCCGGGAGCCGGCTGCCCTGGATATTGCAGATATGGTGCAGAAGCTGGTCGCGGCTTTATTCAAGCAGGATGCCGGGGAAACGGGCGGTCTGGTGTCGGAGATGCTGCAATTTTTTAGGCGCGAGTCGTATTTGCTGCATGAAATTATGACGGTGTATGAGGAACTGTTCGCCCTGCTGCGCCAGCGGCTGCGCAAGAGCGGAATCACGGGAATGGATTACGGCCGTCAGGTCCCGGACCTGTATCTGTATAATTCTTACGAAGCTCTGGAGGAGCTGATCCGAAAGGACATGGCTGATTTGCTGGAGCTGATAGAGCAGAATGGAACAGACCGCTCCTACTGGATCGTCGAAAAGGCTAAACGTTACATCGAAGCGCAGTACCGCACCGATCTCAAGGCTTCGGAGGTCGCAGCCTGGCTGAAGATCACGCCCAGCTATTTCAGCTATATTTTCAAGCAGAGCACGGGCAAAGGCTTCACCGAATATATGAACGAGCTGAGGATCGAGCAGGCCAAGGCGCTGCTTGCGTCCACACACGACAAGGTGTTCGAAATTGCCGACCAGGTGGGCTACAAAGAATACAAGTACTTCGTGACGGTATTCAAATCCTATACGGGCATGACTCCCAAGGAATACCGGGGACTCAGGGCGAGCAAGGACTTGTAG
- a CDS encoding alpha/beta hydrolase, which produces MGKKLTKRRVLLGIFAILIAAGFFLWRYLTPYAPEERAESALVSAGGVRVEQNDNWISFEPSVTLGAAVIFYPGALIAAEAYAPLAKKIAAAGHPFYIAKMPLNLALIKSDAAEEIIRVHPKLSFVLGGHSLGGVMASRYAAEHAGQLKGVYFLASYPDEKGSLKDTTLSVLSILGTEDQVVDQKKYNEGRSYLPGNTVYYSVKGGNHAQYGSYGEQKGDGKAAVSEEEQQTLTARAMLDWMGNLR; this is translated from the coding sequence ATGGGGAAAAAATTAACGAAGCGCCGTGTCTTACTGGGTATTTTTGCCATTCTGATTGCGGCAGGTTTTTTTCTATGGAGATATTTAACACCTTATGCGCCGGAGGAAAGGGCTGAAAGTGCGCTGGTCTCCGCAGGCGGCGTCCGGGTGGAACAAAATGATAACTGGATTTCATTTGAGCCTTCGGTCACTCTTGGAGCGGCCGTAATTTTTTACCCGGGGGCGCTGATTGCGGCGGAGGCTTATGCTCCTCTGGCCAAAAAAATCGCCGCTGCCGGTCACCCGTTCTATATCGCCAAAATGCCGCTGAACCTCGCGTTGATCAAAAGCGATGCGGCCGAAGAGATTATCCGCGTGCATCCGAAGCTGTCTTTTGTGCTGGGCGGCCATTCGCTGGGCGGTGTTATGGCTTCGCGTTATGCGGCGGAGCATGCGGGCCAGTTGAAGGGGGTATATTTTCTGGCCTCCTACCCGGATGAGAAGGGCAGTCTGAAGGATACTACGCTGTCTGTTCTGTCCATACTGGGTACGGAGGATCAGGTGGTTGACCAGAAAAAGTATAATGAAGGCCGTTCCTATCTGCCCGGCAACACGGTATATTATTCGGTCAAAGGCGGAAATCATGCCCAGTACGGAAGTTACGGCGAGCAGAAGGGCGACGGGAAAGCTGCGGTTTCCGAGGAAGAGCAGCAGACCCTCACCGCGCGAGCGATGCTGGATTGGATGGGCAATCTGCGTTAA
- the ilvD gene encoding dihydroxy-acid dehydratase, whose amino-acid sequence MAVKKMRSDMIKKGFDRAPHRSLLRAAGVKEEDFGKPFIAVCNSYIDIVPGHVHLQEFGKIVKEAIREAGGVPFEFNTIGVDDGIAMGHIGMRYSLPSREIIADSLETVVSAHWFDGMVCIPNCDKITPGMMMGALRVNIPTIFVSGGPMKAGVDSKGKKLSLTSVFEGVGAHQVGKINDDELLELEQYGCPTCGSCSGMFTANSMNCLAEALGLALPGNGTILAVAEERKEFVRKSATQLMELIKLDLKPRDIVTKESLDNAFALDMAMGGSTNTVLHTLALAQEAEIDYPLERINEVANRVPYLSKLAPASDIFIEDVDRAGGVSAVLNELLKKPGAIFGDCMTVTGKTLAENVTGHEILDTTVIHRLDNPYSEVGGLSVLYGNLAPEGSIIKVGAVDASVGGYHKGPAICFDSQEEALEGIANGKVKEGHVVVIRYEGPKGGPGMPEMLAPTSQIVGMGLGAKVGLITDGRFSGASRGISIGHISPEAAEGGPIAFVENGDIIELDLNNRKIELLVDEEVLAVRRAGWKGFEPKVKTGYLARYSKLVTNASKGGVLKI is encoded by the coding sequence ATGGCAGTCAAGAAAATGCGTTCAGACATGATCAAAAAAGGCTTCGACCGTGCTCCGCACCGCAGTCTTTTGCGGGCAGCAGGTGTAAAAGAGGAGGATTTCGGCAAGCCGTTCATCGCGGTCTGCAATTCCTATATCGACATCGTGCCTGGCCACGTGCATTTGCAGGAATTCGGCAAAATCGTCAAGGAAGCGATCCGCGAAGCCGGCGGCGTTCCTTTTGAATTCAATACCATCGGCGTCGATGACGGGATCGCCATGGGACATATCGGGATGCGTTATTCCCTGCCAAGCCGCGAGATCATTGCCGATTCCCTGGAAACCGTTGTTTCCGCCCACTGGTTCGACGGCATGGTCTGCATTCCCAACTGCGATAAAATCACCCCGGGCATGATGATGGGCGCCCTGCGCGTCAATATCCCGACGATTTTTGTCAGCGGTGGTCCCATGAAAGCCGGTGTGGACAGCAAGGGGAAAAAGCTCTCCCTGACTTCCGTATTCGAAGGCGTAGGCGCTCACCAGGTCGGCAAAATCAATGATGATGAGCTGCTTGAACTGGAACAATACGGCTGTCCAACCTGCGGCTCCTGTTCCGGGATGTTCACTGCGAACTCCATGAACTGTCTGGCCGAGGCACTGGGCCTCGCGCTGCCGGGCAACGGCACCATTCTCGCTGTAGCCGAAGAACGCAAAGAATTCGTCCGCAAATCGGCAACCCAGCTCATGGAGCTGATCAAGCTGGATCTGAAGCCGCGTGATATCGTAACCAAGGAATCGCTCGACAATGCCTTTGCCCTTGATATGGCTATGGGCGGCTCCACCAATACGGTGCTGCACACCTTGGCACTGGCTCAGGAAGCGGAAATTGACTACCCGCTGGAACGCATTAACGAAGTCGCTAACCGCGTGCCTTACCTGTCCAAGCTGGCTCCGGCCTCCGACATCTTCATTGAAGACGTTGACCGGGCAGGCGGCGTGAGTGCCGTGCTGAATGAGCTTTTGAAGAAGCCGGGCGCGATCTTCGGAGATTGCATGACAGTTACCGGCAAAACGCTGGCCGAAAATGTCACCGGGCATGAAATCCTGGACACTACGGTTATTCACCGCCTGGACAACCCGTATTCCGAAGTGGGCGGACTCTCTGTCCTCTACGGCAATCTTGCACCTGAAGGCTCCATCATCAAGGTCGGTGCGGTGGATGCTTCCGTTGGCGGCTACCATAAAGGACCCGCCATCTGCTTCGATTCCCAGGAGGAAGCGCTGGAAGGCATCGCCAACGGCAAAGTCAAGGAAGGCCATGTAGTGGTTATCCGTTATGAAGGTCCGAAGGGCGGACCGGGCATGCCGGAAATGCTCGCTCCAACCTCGCAGATCGTCGGCATGGGTCTTGGCGCCAAGGTGGGTCTGATCACCGACGGCCGCTTCTCGGGCGCATCGCGCGGCATCAGCATCGGCCATATCTCGCCGGAAGCTGCCGAAGGCGGCCCAATCGCCTTTGTCGAGAACGGCGACATCATCGAGCTGGACCTCAACAACCGCAAGATCGAGCTGCTGGTTGACGAGGAAGTGCTGGCTGTCCGCCGCGCCGGCTGGAAGGGCTTCGAGCCAAAGGTAAAGACTGGCTATCTGGCCCGCTACTCCAAGCTGGTAACCAACGCCAGCAAGGGCGGCGTGCTGAAGATCTAA
- a CDS encoding extracellular solute-binding protein, whose translation MNKTKKAALLGMAGVLALFTAACGNSNSADNASGSGNGNGNGNAGETVTLNMMHPWTSPNVDNEVYKARIAKFEEEHPNIVIKQDGVPSAQYKTKLRTLAAANNLADINVVWPGADLEPLVEGSLVEPIDSLMDNWKAILPETALAGFNIGGKQYAIPTKQTFVDIIYYNKDMFAQVGYTEFPDTYDKLIDAVKKLKAAGITPISLGNKEQWPLQSSYLSIIGDRFTGSDFLGKVMKKEAKFTEPDFVKAISVIDELTKLDAFNTDANNMDSVQGQDYFIQGKAAMHISSSTVDARIRINNDEGGKFGIALFPSVNGGKGDPVKSAGVVQYGIAIKSGLDEKTKAAAEEFMKYFVSEDLYKELIRNGVVVPATVEIPEDASPYLKEMLELTSKGTAPVFDSIIPTQVVDVVQNGIQALTVGRGTPEQVAKDAQEAVDQLN comes from the coding sequence ATGAACAAGACAAAAAAAGCAGCATTACTCGGTATGGCGGGCGTACTGGCCCTGTTCACGGCCGCTTGCGGCAACAGCAACAGTGCGGATAACGCCAGCGGAAGCGGGAACGGGAACGGAAACGGAAATGCGGGAGAAACCGTCACCCTGAACATGATGCATCCCTGGACATCGCCCAATGTGGACAATGAGGTGTACAAGGCACGGATCGCGAAATTCGAGGAAGAGCATCCGAATATCGTCATTAAGCAGGACGGTGTGCCGTCCGCACAATACAAAACGAAGCTGCGCACACTGGCTGCCGCCAACAATCTGGCGGACATCAATGTCGTCTGGCCCGGAGCGGATCTGGAGCCGCTGGTGGAAGGAAGTCTGGTGGAGCCGATTGACAGTCTGATGGACAACTGGAAGGCGATTTTGCCCGAGACTGCTCTGGCCGGGTTCAACATTGGCGGCAAACAATATGCGATTCCGACGAAGCAAACTTTTGTGGACATTATTTATTACAACAAGGATATGTTCGCCCAGGTTGGCTATACGGAGTTCCCGGATACCTACGATAAACTGATCGATGCGGTCAAAAAGCTGAAGGCTGCCGGCATTACGCCAATCTCACTGGGCAACAAAGAGCAATGGCCGCTGCAGTCCTCCTACCTGTCCATTATCGGGGACCGCTTCACCGGCAGTGACTTCCTCGGCAAGGTGATGAAGAAGGAAGCGAAGTTTACAGAACCTGACTTTGTCAAAGCCATTTCAGTCATCGATGAATTGACCAAGCTGGATGCCTTCAATACCGATGCCAACAATATGGATTCCGTGCAGGGACAGGATTATTTCATCCAGGGAAAAGCAGCTATGCATATCTCCTCCTCGACGGTAGACGCACGAATCCGCATCAATAATGACGAAGGCGGCAAGTTCGGCATTGCCCTCTTCCCAAGTGTGAACGGCGGCAAAGGCGACCCGGTCAAGAGCGCAGGTGTAGTGCAGTACGGCATTGCGATCAAGAGCGGACTGGATGAGAAAACCAAGGCGGCAGCCGAGGAGTTCATGAAGTATTTTGTGAGCGAGGATCTGTACAAGGAGCTGATCCGCAACGGGGTAGTGGTACCGGCCACCGTAGAAATTCCCGAGGATGCCAGCCCGTATCTGAAAGAAATGCTGGAGCTTACCAGCAAAGGCACGGCCCCTGTATTTGACAGCATTATCCCGACGCAGGTGGTGGATGTAGTACAGAATGGTATACAGGCGCTCACCGTGGGCCGCGGCACACCGGAACAGGTCGCCAAGGATGCGCAGGAAGCGGTTGACCAACTGAACTAG
- a CDS encoding carbohydrate ABC transporter permease, with amino-acid sequence MKKKSPLFKIFAYTFLSLFAIMNIIPIFWMIVNSFKEEQEYAANPFSFPTTLHFSNYTKAWEVANMNIYFLNSLLITFVSLLVTVLLGSLAAYFLARFTFRLRGFTYALFLLGMLVPIHATLIPIFLIMQKLSLIDTYLSLILPYTAFHLSLTVFILEGFMRGFPKDLEESGIMDGAGVFRIFWSIILPITRPAMATVVILNFIYNWNEYLFALVLITSNSLKTLPLGLANFVGVETASYTLQMSALTIALVPILIFYLLLQKQLVTGMTAGAVKG; translated from the coding sequence ATGAAGAAAAAATCGCCGTTGTTCAAAATCTTCGCCTACACATTTTTAAGCCTGTTCGCTATTATGAATATAATTCCGATTTTCTGGATGATCGTCAACTCCTTTAAAGAAGAGCAGGAATATGCGGCGAACCCGTTTTCCTTTCCAACCACACTGCATTTCTCGAACTATACCAAAGCTTGGGAAGTTGCCAATATGAATATATACTTTTTGAACAGTCTGCTGATTACGTTCGTATCGCTGCTCGTAACTGTGCTGCTGGGCTCGCTTGCCGCCTATTTTCTCGCACGGTTCACCTTCAGGCTGCGCGGGTTTACGTATGCGCTGTTCTTGCTGGGGATGCTGGTGCCGATTCACGCCACCTTGATTCCCATCTTTCTGATTATGCAAAAATTAAGTCTCATTGATACGTATTTATCGCTTATCCTGCCTTACACCGCTTTTCACCTGTCGCTGACGGTGTTTATCCTGGAGGGCTTCATGCGGGGGTTTCCCAAGGATCTGGAGGAATCGGGCATCATGGACGGGGCCGGGGTATTCCGCATTTTCTGGTCTATTATTCTGCCTATTACCCGCCCTGCGATGGCTACAGTGGTAATACTCAACTTTATATACAACTGGAATGAATATTTATTCGCGCTGGTGCTGATCACCTCCAATTCGCTTAAAACGCTGCCTCTCGGTCTGGCGAACTTTGTAGGCGTGGAGACGGCGAGTTATACTTTGCAGATGTCGGCGCTGACTATCGCGCTTGTTCCCATACTGATCTTCTATCTGCTGCTGCAAAAGCAGCTGGTAACCGGGATGACCGCAGGGGCCGTCAAGGGCTGA
- a CDS encoding HAD family hydrolase, which yields MAVLHVNDLAIPCKGILFDKDGTLLDLLATWGTWADLMLKGLENQLALIGKDNSGSGPGLARVLGTVHDDAGRVIGYDPAGPLSMATAEETNGILAWQLYTAGVPWNEALARVTAIGKEAMNELRRLRAAHPLPELLPFLRQCAAASLKLGVVTSDGAVTTGEQLEWMGITSYFDTVVTRDRVTHGKPAPEMAETACRELGLDPGEAVIIGDSNADMQLGKGAGLRLSIGISPAGSTAHLLDADTVISGYHQLRLTI from the coding sequence ATGGCTGTACTGCATGTAAATGATCTGGCCATACCCTGCAAGGGCATATTGTTCGACAAGGACGGCACCTTGCTGGATCTGCTCGCGACCTGGGGAACCTGGGCTGATCTGATGCTGAAGGGGCTGGAGAACCAGCTGGCGTTAATCGGAAAAGACAACTCTGGCTCCGGCCCGGGCCTCGCCAGGGTGCTTGGCACGGTGCATGACGACGCCGGGCGGGTGATCGGCTATGACCCTGCCGGGCCGCTGTCCATGGCTACTGCGGAGGAGACAAATGGCATCCTGGCCTGGCAGCTGTATACGGCGGGAGTCCCCTGGAACGAAGCGCTTGCCAGGGTAACTGCCATCGGCAAGGAAGCGATGAATGAGCTGCGCCGTCTCCGGGCGGCACATCCATTGCCGGAGCTGCTGCCGTTTCTCCGGCAGTGTGCCGCAGCTTCATTGAAGCTTGGCGTTGTTACTTCCGATGGGGCTGTGACCACCGGTGAGCAGCTGGAATGGATGGGGATTACCAGCTATTTTGACACGGTAGTTACAAGAGACCGTGTTACCCACGGCAAGCCTGCACCTGAAATGGCGGAGACCGCCTGCCGGGAGCTGGGCCTTGACCCGGGGGAGGCAGTGATTATCGGCGATAGTAATGCCGATATGCAGCTGGGCAAAGGCGCAGGCCTGCGCCTGTCCATTGGCATATCACCAGCCGGTAGCACCGCTCACCTGCTGGATGCGGATACTGTCATTTCCGGCTATCATCAGCTTCGTCTCACAATCTGA
- a CDS encoding acyltransferase family protein produces the protein MVANSSLTARGETFFLNLRFMLIVTVFAGNAIEPLIQSLSGMHSLYLWIFSFHMPLFVLVTGYFAGKNLTGAAGRKVLLQIGLQYLIFQTLYSVLDASVFHVANIHHSFFAPYLLLWFLASHACWRLLMLGMGRWSRAAQIIFSVSAGIAVGYLQLDGIWFSISRTFVYLPFFVIGYHFSFEAFVRFYNKYVKIAAAAASVLLLLLLGMLGSELPLGWLYGSMTYMQLDAPEWYAGVYRLGMYGLQLAASLAFLGWVPYRLSRMTDWGRRTLYVFLLHGFVVRLAAVSGIYAYLGNAAGAALVLLCAVACTVLLAQPAVKRLLHPLVEPSVDWMISLQRAALRRSL, from the coding sequence ATGGTAGCTAACAGTTCACTTACAGCACGCGGAGAAACTTTTTTTCTTAACCTGCGCTTCATGCTTATAGTCACCGTTTTTGCCGGCAATGCCATTGAACCTCTGATTCAGTCCTTGAGCGGAATGCACAGCCTGTACTTGTGGATTTTCAGTTTCCATATGCCGCTGTTCGTGCTTGTTACAGGCTATTTTGCCGGAAAAAACCTCACCGGAGCCGCCGGGCGCAAGGTGCTGCTGCAAATCGGACTCCAATACCTCATTTTTCAGACTTTGTACTCCGTGTTGGATGCATCTGTCTTCCATGTAGCCAATATCCATCATTCCTTTTTCGCGCCTTATCTGCTGCTGTGGTTCCTGGCCAGTCATGCCTGCTGGCGCCTCTTGATGCTCGGCATGGGCAGATGGAGCAGGGCGGCACAAATTATTTTCTCCGTTTCAGCCGGTATCGCTGTTGGTTATTTGCAGCTTGACGGTATCTGGTTCAGCATCAGCCGCACCTTTGTTTATCTGCCGTTTTTCGTGATCGGATACCATTTCTCCTTTGAGGCTTTTGTCCGGTTCTACAATAAATATGTCAAAATCGCTGCCGCTGCCGCATCGGTACTGCTGCTCCTCCTGCTGGGCATGCTCGGTTCGGAGCTTCCGCTGGGCTGGCTGTACGGCAGCATGACCTACATGCAGCTTGACGCGCCTGAATGGTATGCGGGTGTGTACCGGCTGGGAATGTACGGGCTGCAGCTGGCCGCTTCGCTCGCTTTTCTGGGATGGGTGCCTTACCGGCTGAGCCGGATGACCGATTGGGGCCGCCGCACCCTTTATGTTTTCCTCCTGCATGGCTTTGTGGTCCGCCTCGCTGCCGTGTCGGGAATATACGCTTATCTTGGCAATGCCGCCGGAGCAGCACTTGTGCTGCTGTGCGCTGTTGCTTGTACAGTACTGCTGGCCCAGCCCGCAGTCAAACGATTGCTGCATCCCCTGGTCGAGCCTTCTGTGGACTGGATGATTTCCCTGCAGCGTGCTGCCCTGCGCCGTTCCCTGTAA
- a CDS encoding carbohydrate ABC transporter permease: MHTLKQTRLAIFIGLFPALVIYLGIAIIPIGISLYYSVMDWNGIGKMTFIGLDNYSRILTDDTFWLSVQNNVVIMLTGLVGQIPLGLIMALLLNRGLKGSGFFRTVGFMPVVISSVMVSLIWGMIYNTEYGMLNSMLAFFGLGGWQQNWLGDMKWSMLSISVAYIWQNCGLYMVIFLAALQNIPDEVNEAAELDGATGFRRTLHITIPMLRSTIMVAVVYSISNSFRVFDLIQVLTGGGPAHQTEVMTLYMYNSAFMNLRYGYGSAVSILILLFSLIVISIVNRIGREKDA; this comes from the coding sequence GTGCATACGCTTAAGCAAACTAGACTGGCGATCTTTATCGGATTATTTCCGGCGCTGGTCATCTATCTTGGAATTGCGATCATACCGATCGGCATTTCGCTTTACTACTCGGTGATGGACTGGAACGGGATCGGCAAGATGACTTTTATCGGCCTGGACAACTATTCGCGTATTCTCACGGATGATACGTTCTGGCTTTCGGTTCAGAATAACGTTGTGATTATGCTTACCGGGTTGGTCGGGCAGATTCCGCTGGGCCTGATTATGGCTCTGCTGCTGAACCGGGGGCTGAAGGGCTCCGGCTTTTTCCGTACCGTAGGGTTTATGCCCGTTGTAATTTCTTCTGTCATGGTTTCCTTAATTTGGGGCATGATTTATAACACAGAATACGGAATGCTGAACAGCATGCTGGCGTTCTTCGGGCTGGGGGGCTGGCAGCAGAACTGGCTGGGCGACATGAAGTGGTCCATGCTGTCGATCAGTGTGGCGTACATTTGGCAGAACTGCGGGCTGTACATGGTTATTTTCCTCGCCGCCCTGCAAAATATTCCGGATGAAGTCAATGAAGCGGCAGAGCTGGACGGCGCAACAGGCTTCCGGCGCACGCTGCATATCACTATTCCGATGCTCCGCAGCACGATTATGGTTGCGGTGGTGTACAGCATCAGCAACTCTTTCCGGGTGTTTGATCTGATCCAGGTGCTTACCGGCGGCGGCCCGGCGCATCAGACCGAAGTCATGACGCTCTATATGTACAACAGTGCGTTCATGAATCTGCGCTACGGGTACGGCAGTGCGGTATCCATTCTGATCCTGCTGTTCAGTCTGATTGTGATTAGCATCGTCAACCGGATCGGCCGGGAGAAGGATGCCTGA